The sequence TGTCGACTCTCGACTCCACGCCGGCATTTCGACCGCTCGGACTCCGTTCACGCCGAGCCTGGTGTCATCGAGCGAACCGAGCTGGCGAGCCGGTGCGCCTGCCGGCCAGCCGAATCGCCCGACGTAGTGCATGAGTCGAGCCCTGGAGGAGAACGAATGTGTGGTCCTGCCGTTGCCTGCAATAACGCCGTGTCGTATTCAGGTGTGGGTAATGTTGTGCGGCGGGCGAGCTGATATCCCAGGTTTCGGCTTTTGAAATGCTCTGGGGTCAATGTGAGCTGGTCCTGCATCTATGCGGCCGCTGGCTCGCCCGCGTTAACGGTGACACCGTGGAACACGCGCATCCACCACGTTCCCGCAGGGAAAGTTACGCTGCGAACACCTGCGCGCCATTGATTGATCGAGTGTCGGTATGCGATGCGAAAGGCGTGAACGGCAGCGATGGCGGCGTTCTGTGCGTCTGCCTGTCTGCGGCCGACTGCGAATGTTGGATTGAGATCTCGAAGTGGCTCGATGCTCGTTGCTCGCTTGTAAGGAGAAATGTTCCTCGCGCGCGCAGCCCCCAGGAAGCCAAGCCTTTGTCGTTGCAGGGTAGTGCGAGCCTGTCTCTCGTGCAGATCGATCCTTTCGGTGATCTCGTGGCGAAATTTGTCAGCGTCGCAGTCGTTGATTGACGGCGGAAGTGTGATCGCAAGAGCTGCGTCGGTTGGCCATTCGTGGTTCCGTGGATTGAAGTATATTTCAGGTCTTTGGGCCCGCAGCACGCCGCGGCCGATGTCGCCGACGAGCACCTTGGCTCCTGGCCACTCATGCGCATGCCGTACGAGACCAGCAGCGACCGGATTTGCGAGTGTGTAAGCGATCT comes from Sorangium aterium and encodes:
- a CDS encoding transposase, whose protein sequence is MSQPRAIVPGATYLLTRRVLRRHFLFRPDSAITRLVIYTLAVSAHRYGILIHALCVMSTHIHIVVTDTHGELPRFLQRFHRLVALGTKILRAWEGPVWDHRATSVVRLATRDALVEKIAYTLANPVAAGLVRHAHEWPGAKVLVGDIGRGVLRAQRPEIYFNPRNHEWPTDAALAITLPPSINDCDADKFRHEITERIDLHERQARTTLQRQRLGFLGAARARNISPYKRATSIEPLRDLNPTFAVGRRQADAQNAAIAAVHAFRIAYRHSINQWRAGVRSVTFPAGTWWMRVFHGVTVNAGEPAAA